A single region of the Vulgatibacter sp. genome encodes:
- the tilS gene encoding tRNA lysidine(34) synthetase TilS, whose translation MAVAAPGELAATLVRQLRAFRLPGGSEVVVAFSGGADSLGLLALLARLPGAERPRLQAIHVDHGLRPTAADEAVAALEAARRLGVEARVIRVELTGRGGVEAAARRARYRALAGAAAGRPILTAHTLDDQAETVLLRLARGSGVRGAGGIRPRTQLGGGLVLRPLLGVRRAALHAFVRSLGLDPVEDPSNRDVRFGRNRLRAEVVPLLEAIAPAAVPALARFSELARADERYLAQRAAKAAARIELPDGALDAGRLGRLPLALRRRIVRARIEAAGGAPPPAARVAEALALIATGGEIHLPGGVLVTVRAGAFRAATGPTGQAARRTAVAQGSVTASAELAPGTPVAAGGLVFAVEGPLPMPAAPASGELWTTAAPPFLVRAVRRGERLPVPGTGHRLASDLLAEARVPRELRRASLVVEGAGGPIWLVGVRPLCGRPGAGEPAWRVCASKGTPG comes from the coding sequence ATGGCAGTGGCCGCCCCAGGTGAACTCGCCGCCACGCTGGTGCGGCAGCTCCGCGCCTTCCGCTTGCCTGGTGGCAGCGAGGTCGTCGTGGCCTTCAGCGGCGGGGCCGATTCCCTGGGCTTGCTGGCGCTCCTCGCCAGGCTGCCTGGTGCGGAGCGCCCGCGGCTCCAGGCGATCCACGTCGATCACGGCCTCCGGCCCACCGCCGCCGACGAGGCGGTGGCTGCGCTGGAGGCTGCCCGACGGCTCGGCGTCGAGGCCCGGGTGATCCGGGTGGAGCTCACCGGCCGAGGGGGCGTGGAGGCAGCCGCCCGGCGGGCGCGCTACCGGGCCCTCGCCGGCGCCGCCGCAGGCCGGCCGATCCTCACCGCCCACACCCTCGACGACCAGGCGGAGACCGTTCTCCTCCGTCTCGCCAGGGGGAGCGGCGTCCGCGGTGCCGGCGGCATCCGGCCCCGCACCCAGCTCGGCGGGGGGCTCGTCCTCCGGCCTCTTCTCGGCGTGCGCCGTGCCGCCCTCCACGCCTTCGTCCGCAGCCTCGGCCTCGATCCGGTGGAGGATCCCTCCAACCGCGACGTCCGCTTCGGCCGCAACCGGCTCCGCGCCGAGGTGGTCCCGCTGCTGGAGGCGATCGCGCCGGCGGCCGTGCCGGCGCTCGCCCGCTTCTCGGAGCTGGCGCGGGCGGACGAGCGCTACCTCGCCCAGCGCGCGGCAAAGGCAGCCGCGCGGATCGAGCTGCCCGACGGCGCCCTCGACGCAGGCCGCCTCGGCCGGCTCCCCCTCGCGCTCCGGCGCAGGATCGTCCGGGCTCGGATCGAGGCTGCCGGTGGCGCGCCGCCGCCGGCTGCCCGGGTCGCCGAGGCGCTCGCCCTGATCGCAACCGGCGGCGAGATCCACCTGCCCGGCGGCGTCCTCGTCACCGTTCGCGCCGGGGCTTTCCGGGCAGCGACGGGACCGACCGGCCAGGCGGCGCGTCGAACCGCCGTGGCCCAGGGAAGCGTAACCGCCAGCGCCGAGCTGGCGCCGGGCACCCCCGTCGCCGCCGGCGGCCTGGTCTTCGCGGTCGAGGGGCCGCTGCCGATGCCGGCGGCGCCGGCATCGGGTGAGCTCTGGACCACCGCCGCGCCGCCCTTCCTCGTGCGTGCCGTGCGACGGGGCGAGCGCCTTCCCGTTCCCGGCACCGGGCACCGCCTCGCCTCGGATCTGCTCGCCGAGGCCAGGGTCCCCCGGGAGCTCCGGCGCGCGTCGCTGGTTGTGGAAGGGGCCGGCGGGCCTATCTGGCTCGTTGGCGTGCGTCCTCTGTGCGGCAGGCCGGGGGCCGGCGAACCGGCGTGGCGGGTTTGCGCATCGAAGGGGACGCCGGGTTGA
- a CDS encoding DUF2225 domain-containing protein: MTDFVGRTLRCPICNTGFSVEVPVGVRPVASETDFRPVFEGPDPIAADMHACPRCRYAGYAEAFEGGAVEEGEEIDRPGIPSPVQPLGMPDEDDLDDLRRWIRRGELVADTDLEAREPTAAERYLLATRCRDYLTEDDPLPLADLYLRGAWCARAAGDSATEGDLLGEAVDLYDAALDTGKVPTNEKGRVIYLAAELARRAGDFGAAVDLFGQVDANVELDEEEGLRLHRLARRMEALASVQSDVAARMPDDEELEAAAESEDLLWREDEDGEDGDED; the protein is encoded by the coding sequence ATGACCGACTTCGTGGGGCGCACCCTCCGCTGCCCCATCTGCAACACCGGATTCTCCGTGGAGGTGCCGGTCGGCGTTCGGCCGGTGGCCTCCGAGACGGATTTCCGTCCGGTATTCGAGGGGCCGGACCCGATCGCCGCCGACATGCACGCCTGCCCCCGCTGCCGCTACGCCGGTTATGCGGAGGCCTTCGAGGGAGGTGCGGTCGAGGAGGGCGAGGAGATCGATCGGCCCGGTATCCCGTCACCGGTGCAGCCGCTCGGGATGCCGGACGAGGACGACCTCGACGACCTGCGCCGCTGGATCCGCCGGGGCGAGCTGGTGGCCGATACCGATCTCGAGGCGCGGGAACCCACCGCGGCGGAGCGGTACCTGCTGGCGACCCGCTGCAGGGATTACCTCACCGAGGACGATCCGCTGCCCCTCGCCGATCTCTACCTGCGCGGCGCGTGGTGCGCCCGGGCCGCAGGCGACAGCGCCACCGAGGGCGATCTGCTCGGAGAGGCCGTCGACCTCTACGACGCGGCGCTCGATACGGGGAAGGTTCCCACCAACGAGAAGGGCCGGGTGATCTACCTGGCAGCAGAGCTCGCCCGGCGTGCAGGCGATTTCGGTGCAGCCGTCGACCTCTTCGGCCAGGTCGACGCCAACGTCGAATTGGACGAGGAGGAGGGCTTGCGGCTCCACCGGCTCGCCCGCCGGATGGAGGCGCTCGCCTCGGTGCAGAGCGACGTCGCCGCCCGCATGCCCGACGACGAGGAGTTGGAGGCAGCCGCCGAGAGCGAGGACCTGCTCTGGCGCGAAGACGAGGACGGCGAGGACGGAGACGAGGACTGA
- a CDS encoding choice-of-anchor D domain-containing protein, producing MPNRRNAVAAALLGISLVLTAACGEEKAATLRPSIALYTDGGAPLSELSFGDVPIASTGEQTFVIRSEELVPLRVTALEFASDDAATKAAFSATPAAPFDVASLEEAQVTIRFRPTEARRYLATAVVRSNDPDRAEVRVALVGDGVAGRLEVLACLPSTTEAPSRCADTVVSPPEALALGDVTSGDHAAALVTLRNGGGDTLQVTSVAFADPDAAAAAGFSIPEEAGAGTTIPSLAADDFTVNFDPPAGGALGATSAVVVIESDSDTDPRLEIELQANVVPNSEPEACLYVRSVQHADGSVDDYEPGDPVPQVEPTDVVTFDAVARPGCSGDPEDGEAVTVEFALTAPNAAARLKDVAGEPFQRTLEAEATGTYRVEVAVTDSLGLTTSEDAAGVPAAVEIQVVPRRDIAVEIGWTGDPLVDIDLHFVRGSKDKLWSDVDDAYWDNPAPNWGDIGDLFDDPNLLFDDQGFGALIETATLNRPEAGQSYWVFARFNKDDRSRSEAADCTTDASCGAGLVCGGGKCMEPVEVTLKLFLESAEYDLALVPGFNNPRELKGPCDTWIAGRIIWPATTGGAPVFQAEDVVFNPDEAPTGNVCNVQ from the coding sequence ATGCCGAACCGTCGCAACGCCGTCGCCGCCGCCCTCCTGGGTATCTCGCTCGTTCTCACCGCAGCCTGCGGGGAGGAGAAGGCGGCGACGCTCCGCCCGTCCATCGCGCTCTATACGGACGGGGGGGCGCCGCTTTCCGAGCTCTCCTTCGGCGACGTGCCCATCGCCAGCACGGGCGAGCAGACCTTCGTGATCCGTTCCGAGGAGCTGGTGCCCCTCCGGGTCACCGCCCTCGAGTTCGCCTCGGACGATGCCGCCACGAAGGCCGCCTTCAGCGCCACGCCCGCGGCGCCCTTCGACGTGGCCTCCCTCGAGGAGGCGCAGGTGACGATCCGCTTCCGCCCCACCGAGGCGCGGCGCTACCTCGCCACCGCGGTGGTCCGCTCCAACGATCCGGACCGGGCCGAAGTGCGCGTGGCCCTCGTCGGCGACGGGGTCGCCGGCAGGCTCGAGGTCCTCGCCTGCCTGCCCAGCACCACCGAGGCCCCGAGCCGTTGTGCCGACACCGTGGTCTCGCCTCCGGAGGCCCTCGCCCTCGGCGACGTCACCTCAGGCGACCACGCCGCGGCGCTGGTCACCCTGCGCAATGGCGGCGGCGACACCCTGCAGGTCACCAGCGTCGCCTTCGCCGACCCGGACGCCGCGGCGGCTGCAGGCTTCTCCATCCCCGAGGAGGCAGGCGCCGGCACCACCATCCCCAGCCTCGCCGCCGACGACTTCACCGTGAACTTCGACCCGCCGGCTGGCGGCGCTCTCGGTGCCACCTCCGCGGTCGTGGTGATCGAATCCGACTCGGACACCGATCCCCGCCTCGAGATCGAGCTGCAGGCGAACGTCGTCCCCAACAGCGAGCCCGAAGCCTGCCTCTACGTCCGCTCGGTGCAGCACGCCGACGGCAGCGTCGACGATTACGAGCCCGGCGACCCGGTGCCGCAGGTGGAGCCCACCGACGTCGTCACCTTCGATGCGGTGGCGCGGCCGGGCTGCAGCGGCGATCCGGAGGACGGCGAGGCCGTCACCGTCGAGTTCGCCCTCACCGCTCCGAACGCAGCGGCGCGCCTCAAGGACGTTGCCGGCGAGCCCTTCCAGCGCACCCTCGAGGCGGAGGCCACCGGCACCTACCGGGTGGAGGTCGCCGTCACCGACTCCCTCGGCCTCACCACCAGCGAGGACGCCGCGGGCGTCCCCGCCGCGGTGGAGATCCAGGTCGTCCCCCGCCGCGACATCGCCGTGGAGATCGGCTGGACGGGCGATCCCCTCGTCGACATCGACCTCCACTTCGTGCGCGGGTCCAAGGACAAGCTCTGGAGCGACGTGGACGACGCCTATTGGGACAACCCCGCGCCGAATTGGGGCGACATCGGTGATCTCTTCGACGATCCGAACCTGCTCTTCGACGACCAGGGATTCGGGGCGCTGATCGAGACCGCGACCCTCAACCGGCCGGAGGCGGGCCAGTCGTATTGGGTCTTCGCCCGCTTCAACAAGGACGACCGGAGCAGGAGCGAGGCAGCCGACTGCACCACCGACGCCAGCTGCGGCGCGGGCCTCGTCTGCGGCGGCGGCAAGTGCATGGAGCCGGTGGAGGTGACGCTCAAGCTCTTCCTCGAGTCGGCGGAATACGACCTCGCGCTGGTGCCCGGCTTCAACAACCCGAGGGAGCTGAAGGGGCCCTGCGACACCTGGATCGCCGGCAGGATCATCTGGCCTGCGACGACCGGTGGCGCTCCCGTGTTCCAGGCCGAGGACGTCGTCTTCAATCCGGACGAAGCCCCGACGGGCAACGTCTGCAACGTGCAGTAG
- a CDS encoding TIGR04563 family protein → MAGTDKRKQSLYFPEDMLREIQEEATRQDRSLSWVVQQAWRIARTEIMRFPSVNDVIGEPALPDRKEEEQQGRS, encoded by the coding sequence ATGGCCGGCACCGACAAGCGCAAGCAGAGCCTCTACTTCCCGGAGGACATGCTCCGCGAGATCCAGGAAGAGGCAACCCGCCAGGATCGCTCCCTCTCCTGGGTCGTGCAGCAGGCGTGGCGTATCGCCCGCACCGAGATCATGCGGTTCCCGTCGGTCAACGACGTGATCGGCGAGCCCGCGCTGCCCGACCGCAAGGAAGAGGAGCAGCAGGGCCGTTCCTGA